The sequence cataccagtgtcgatagtatcagaccggGATCTGAGGTTTACATCtgctttttggaagagtttacatacagcattggggactagactatTGTTCAGTAcaacgttccatccccagacagatggtcagtctgagagagtgatccaggttctcgaggatctacttagaacttgtgtcatcgacttttagggttcttgggagactagattaccgttggtggagtttacctataacaacagcttccaggcatctataggtatggctccttatgcagctctctacgggaggagatgcagatctcccgtgcattgagatgaggtcggtgagaggattctacttggtcccgagattgtacagcagactgcagaCATTATgattcagattcgggatcgtatgaggactgctcagagtcttcagaagagttatggtgatactcgacgacgagatcttgagtttgcagtgggtgatcatgtgtttctgaagatatcacctatgaaaggggtgatgagatttggtcgaagAGGTAAGCTGAAtacgaggtatattgggccttttaagatcttggagagagttggcacgttggcctaccgtttggctttgccaccagggcttgcggcagtgcacaacgttttccatgtatccatgctacgGAGATATGTCCCGAATCCGGCGCATGTACTAGATTACGAACCTTTGCGGTTAGCATCGGATCTAGTATTTGAGGAGAGGCATGTTCGGATCTTAGccagagaggagcggagattgaggacgcgggtcataccgatggtcaaggtccagtggcagaatcattcagaggaggaagccacttgggagaccgaggcagacatgaggactcgctacccggagttattcgagtaagtactttaattttgaggacgaaattcaatttaagggggggagaattataACATCcgaaaaattttaatacgtaaattcgcatacataattaaggaaaataattatttaaaatttatatttgggttaaatgacatttatgtgttattatgtgaattatatgcatgatttaaatttattttctcatttaacccgcaattattatattttagatttttgagaaattttattgagttgatcgcgtagacgggaccgtggacggacgagataccaaaatttttagccaaaaatattttatgagttttatgagccttaaaataatattttaaagtattttttcaagaaaattttagtatttacttatatatttatttaataattgatttttggccaaaataattcattttattgacttttattaatttttaaaaatcctctatatttttttttcgggaTTTTTGATTTGTTATCAGATTGTTAATATTTTAGGagcttaaaatttttatttttaaggtataatatctATATATTGATTTAATGGAATTTTAAACCTATTATCTACTCAAATTTAAACCTAAACTAAATCCCTATGACCGATTAAAAAACCATCAGCCGCCTCCAACCCCTTTCTTCAACCTTGTTCACGCTTTCTTCAGCAGAAAACACCCATAGCCGATCCAACCAAGCTCCATCTTTGaagattttggtccgttcgtcgtcccggagcccgtaAACGCATCTATCTTCGTCGATTTAATTATCAAGGCATGTCTATTCTttcgtttgaacaccatataagctactattCACGCATGATTGTTTTATTCCAGATTTTTTATCATGAACTTTTCGATTTATGCATGTAGGTAAGGTTTTGATGCATGTTGATGATTCTTTCACTCATGGCTCACGTTTTTAATTGCATGGCTCGGTCCAGGGGCTAGGGCTCGGTCAAGAGGTGAGTTAGGGTCCTAGGAAGAGAACCATGGTTGGGCTAAGGGATGGAGTTGGCCTGGTTCAAGGCTGGGATCGAGATGGGTCATGGGAGTCGGCAGTTTAGGGTTCAGTGGAAGGAGGCTTCGGGTTTGAGGTAGGGGCCATGGCTCGGGCtgagccatggtgggttaggaccgcccagacgtgggctacatctgggcggcagcgctccggccaggggcggccggagctggccggcagcaggccggCCGAGGAGGGCTAGgaaaggggggatcgggttttggGCTGGGGCTGGGTTTGGGCCGGGTCTtggggttcgggtcgggtctggtaggTCTAGGGTCAGGTGAGTAGGGCGGGGtttgggttaggtgggccgggctcgggtattttaatttttaagtatttaatagttAAGTGgattttgggctttaataattagttagaaaattatttgggcctccaaataattttatttgggccttaaataatttatttaagttagcccaatgatttttatgggcttgggagcccatgaatatttttgggccggtcagtggatttttgggccagtctagagttttattgggattaattaggttaatgggtttaaaaatatttatttaggcccagttaagttaattaagttatttgggctaagatatgattattgggattttatttaagcttaatgggcttagagtgagtgaccagcagtctggaccaacccataaaaaataactaagttcgaaatatatatttaattatttttatgcatgaagtttatattttaagtataagtatatttattatgaaaaataaattagatatatattacggacaatttttattgcatgcattttgaaattttatatgatatgattatgattatgtatgagttgagcaaaaatattttcttgatggaaattgaagtagtgtgacataaaggtgattatccaccatatgatatatgatttatgcggtagtttactaccataggaggtgatttatcaccgccacatacgttggtttatgagactgatcagtcgacacagataagcgtcacacttacggataggaccatagactgtttcaaaaataccatgctcaattatgttatgtatgatgaggaaagatatgtttatgattaagactTATGTTTCagtatttatgttatgaaaaaggtttccatgcatgctcatgtatcatgtatatgtattagtatgattatgtgatgcattattttaaactttGTTATAAAgaattagacatgttgagcccctaggctcactacgcttatatggtgcaggtgggTCAGATGATTATAATattgctcctaccggtggcgaggacgtatgagcgagctgGTAGTGGatcccgtgaccgtcgcagattttagttgatgtttaagaaataattatttttattatgttgagtttttaaacaagttcatTTCCTTCTATTTTTAGGAATTTTGCattatcaaacttagtatttttatttcatgcatAATGATATTTTCAGCGAGTATTTAAGCTATTTTTATGTAgtaatattatttcttttttgtttatacatatatgtatgggcgtatatgtatagtattattttttataaaaaaaaagttttttctgcatttattagtagtagacgtttcaattcgagcaggaaagtctgggtttattttttgaaaaataaatctgatgtttacGAAACCTTTAAAAGGTGGAAATTCATGGTGAAAAATGAGACCAACTTGAAGGTGAAGTTCTTACGGTCTGACAATGGGGGAAAATATGTAGATGATGAATTCAAGAAGTATTGTGAACTGAAcgggatcaagatggagaaaaccatttctggtacacctcaacagaatggtgtggctgaaagaatgaacagaaccCTGAATGAACGTGCcagaagcatgagattgcacgctggactgccgaaatcattttgggctgatgcagttaacactgcagcGTATCTAATCAACAGAGGACCTTCGGTACCACTTGACTGCAGAATACCAGAGGAGGTCTGGAGCGCAAAGGAGTAAACCTTTCGTTCTTGATAGTGTTTGGTTGTCTTTCATATGTTCACATCGATTCAGCCAGCAGAACAAAACTTGATCCAAAATCAAAGAAGTGTTTTtttattggttatggagataatgagtttggttatcggttctgggatgaccaaaatcgaaaGATCGTTCGGAGCAGAGATGTAATCTTCAATGAGTATGTGATGTATAAGGGCAGGTCAAGCGTTGGAGCTGGTGATGAATGTCCTGAAGTCAAGAAGACGGATGAAATACCATTGATGGATATTTCTGTGAATGAGTTGGAAACCAGTAACCTGAAAGATAAAAAAACTGTTGCACAAGATGATAAACCAAAAACTCCGGAAATTAAACTCAGGAGATCTTCTAAAACAATCAGACCACCTCAGAAATACTCTCCAACACTTCATTATATTTTGCTGACAGATAAAGGTGAACCAGAGACCTTTGAAGAAgcgatgcaaaatgatgattcaatcaagtgggagttagccatgaAAGACGACATGGACTGCAAATATAAGAGAAATGGCATGAGCTGCTACATTGACtgtgtgaagccatgattgaaatcaagtcttcaagtgggagaTTTGTCAGGTGGCAGGTGGCAGGTGATTGGTGGGATGGTGGCAGATGGGGCTTTTTAGTTGGGAAGTAAATTAAATGCCCTGCATTTAACTAAACGCGGAGAGGAGCTCTATAAATTGAGCTCCTCTCCCCCCATTCAAAGTATCCCACAGCGCAGAGAgcaaagaaaaaagaaagaaaaaaaaaagagagagagagtttcttgggttttcttgagtgttctcttgtgtgagttagaaaaatatttttttttcggtaATACTCGGGTGCTGGGATCGggtgagagatatagtgttttgtacacttgtaatatttcttcggtattaaatatttgcagcagctccgtggacgtagcctatattgagtgaaccacgtaaatcttcgGTGtccttattgattatttttatttcacaattattatcgtcatgttcgctccggcataatccataacacGATACTCCAACTCCTCATCGAAATCGTTGACAAATTTAGGTACCTCAAATTCGTCATGTCTAACGTTATCCCACAAGAATTCCAACCTGTAGACGAATCTCAGCTTGCAATATAACCCGTTTCAATAAGTTTTAAAGCCACCCCTACTTTAATTTCTTTCATATGAAATAGTTTTCttgaattatatattattaaatgatCAATATTAATCCGATGGCAGGATATTACGTACCCTCGGCCAGCATTGTTGAAGAGGAGACGGCCGAGTGTGGAAAGAAAGAAGCAGCACTGAAAACTTGGGTGCACCATATATACAGATTCCATGTTATCTCTAACCTCCACCGGAATTGCTTTGTAAAGCCAACGTAAAGCAAATATTCCGGGGAAATTTTCAGCTCTAGTAACACCAGAGTTGATGTACACTACTGAGAATTTCTTCCCATTTAAGCCAGGAAATATCTCCTCCTCCAAGTATTTCATCACCGCCTCCACACTCACAATTCCTCCTGCATATATACAAAATCAATTGGGTTCTAAGATCAGCAGTAAATTTGTTtgaattctatatatatatatgcgcgTACGTACATATATATACCTGGAAAGAGTTTTCCTAAGATGTGAAGGATAGGATTGCCGCGTTTGTCCGTGCCTTGAATCTTGAAGATGTTGTGTTTCATGATGAGTTTTTGTTGTTCGCAGAGTGTGAGTACGGAAGAGGGAAGGTGGAAtgtatttttggaagccatgGGAGAGTTAATTATAATATGTTGATGCCTTGATGAAAAGAAACTGGTGCGATTTCTTATATGATCAGGGGTATGATGTATATGTGCTTGAGTATGGCTAGCATGATATACGTTAATCTTAGTCGATAATGTACACGCGTTGCCTGAAATATTTGGCAGAGAGAGAAATTGAACTTTGATTtagtgaaaatatatatatttcaaaaaaaatgaagaaaaataaaataaaatgtgatAGAATAACGTTGATCACAGTAAGAATCCATCCACCAGGGTCCTTTTCCTTATTTTCATTTgttacaaaaattttattacctattttgaaataaattaattatttgtgGTGACTAAATATTTGACACAAATGTACGAATCATGTGCCATTTTATCATTATTTCTAAACAAATCCAACAGGTACGATAATATTCCAATTGTTAGTTTGCTTCGaccaaaaacaaaattaattaattgcgAGACTTGTCGGCATCTATTCCATGCATGCAATGCCAAAGGGTGCGTTTTCGAATATAATGAATTTAGGCTTTATTCATGCGGGTTAAGATATATCAAATATTCCGCTATTATATGTGTGAATTTACAAGTATATAATATATGGCATCTACTGTgaatgattgaattgatttaaaaattatatatatctttCTCGTGAATtcgttaaaataaaaaatttaaaaaaaattacttagTACGTAGGTCTTTGTAAAATTCGTAACTTGTTAAGAATCGGATTCTTGAcaagtaatttttttaatatcaatatgtgattaatttatttaatttactaGTATATGATTAATTCATGACACATCTTTCTCGTGAATtcgttaaaataattttttttttaaaatacttagttcGTACGCTTCGTAAAATTAGTAACTTTTTAAGAACCGGAATATGTATAAATTATTAGTCCATGTATAAATTATCTTATCTATTCTCACGTTCTTTTCGTTATACTATTTAtccatttattaattatttattttacattaatTAAATCACTAATCATTTATcttaaatcaatcaaatcattaaatttaaattactatattattcttataaataatattattcatattttattaattcttaaaaaaaatgtaaatttatcatttttatataaaatttaatcaatcaaatcaaataaaatataatttatctatcaaatcaaaaactatattaactatcattttttatttatttatatttgagatttttctttttttaacgaTTTTTCATACCATGTGTTTTTTATTCTCCATAAAAGaatcattattatcatcatTTTTAATAACAATTCTTGTGATACAGTCTTCATCAATCACTTGCATTTTTCTATCGTTATTATTTAATCAAACGATCTCTTTgttatgctaaaaatatttacttgcaaagaataacaataatttcatcattcTCATTTGCATTCTGGTATGTTATCGTCTTCCATTACTTCGTTAATGATCAATGTATTTGTTGGACATCacattttcttttgatttctcgtttttcaaaatttactgatcttttttttttgcctACAATGCTCTCGTTGctgaaatttttgattgaattttgaatgtctttaattacaaatgttaacatttcatattttatctcaaccgttttgttgcatatttttctttatttatttatttgatttaaaatttgcATCAATGTAATTTTACATAGGGTGACAAATTTTACATAAATTCCGACCCGTCCTGATTTCCGACCCATTCTCGTCCCCAATATTTCCCGTCCCGAACTTTTTTCGACCCGAGTGGTCGGGATTTTTCCCGACCCGATCAATTTCgggatcgggatcgggatagGCAACTCTTCTcgacgggattcccgacccgatccaaatataaaaataatatttttttaataatactttttaattaaaaaaaataaattttttttaattttatgttttaatattaatgttttataattatataccatataatttttttatatttatcctTTCTAATATTAaaattgagttataaatttttattttgttttttttattattattattaattatatgtttttttttattaatcaagtagttgttttagtttattatgtagtaaaaaaatgttttagttttttaatggttatgtataaagaaattttaatttatttgtaatgtattaagaaattgtttgattttttcataattttttttaaaaaaatattattcgggattaccctctcccgaCCCGACGGGATCCTGAATATTTGGGTCCCGACACTACTCGGgtgcgggatcgggagaaaaaaaatatccaaATTTCTATCTGGACGGGAATCGGGTAAGAgggttacgggacgggtcccgatCCGATTCCACCCCTAATTTTACAGAATCTTTAATTTAATGTGAGACGTATCCATAATTTTTCTAGACTTTTTTTTGATTTACTAACTAACCCGTAGTAGATTGATTAACATAGATATATTTACagacttcaataatatttaaataatatcaatCTTATAGTTTTGCTAAAATAATTGAAGATGTTCATCTCCAACTCTTGTAAAAATGTTCATTCGTTAATGTAAcatcatctcataaaataattgttagattttttgagaaagaaaaataaataattttttaaatttcaacttttatatatatgatatttttgtgttggtttgttctttatttactattttggattaaaacttAATTCCacatgaattgatttatttaacaccgacgtgtaatttaatttatatatatatattaataaagttttaaaatctgatattttattgtatttatgaactcatgatataatgATTTAGTTTAATACGTCCTTACGAAAATTAAACCTAACTTATAGTATTACTCTAATGATAAATCTAATATCTTATAATTTatcacgtcaacaatatatcattaattacgtTTATGTGTAAAAATATGCACAATTTGATGCATTCGCTAGCTGGGCCTTAAAACATTAATATCGACCCTGCATGACCTAGATATATGTTTGTTTTGACAAATATCTCATAGTGCGTATATAAATACATTGATTTATGTGTAAAGATATGAACAATTTGATGCATTCACTAGCTGAGCCTTAAAACATTAATATCGACCCCCTGCACAACCTAGATATATGTTTGTTTTGACAAATATCTCATAGTGCGTATATAAATACATTGATTTTTTACTAAAAAAAATCTGACTTGTCACTCTCTTCATCGCCTAGTTTTTCTTCACTTGGCTATTATACACTAACTCTTCCATTGCTGTGTGTATACATGCATATTTAAGAAAACCAATTAGCGCCGTAGTAAACAAAACGAAGGCTGAGATATGGATGAGGTGCGCCGTACAGGGGGGGTTGAGCCACATGTTCGTGACATTGTTCCTCTACTGCTTCGCCGAATCCATGGTGGTTCCGTCCATCACCGACGTCACCATGGCGGCGGTTTTCCCCGGAGAAGACAAGTGCTCCTTGGCCATT comes from Henckelia pumila isolate YLH828 chromosome 4, ASM3356847v2, whole genome shotgun sequence and encodes:
- the LOC140861005 gene encoding uncharacterized protein codes for the protein MKHNIFKIQGTDKRGNPILHILGKLFPGGIVSVEAVMKYLEEEIFPGLNGKKFSVVYINSGVTRAENFPGIFALRWLYKAIPVEVRDNMESVYMVHPSFQCCFFLSTLGRLLFNNAGRGNFNSFVYQIFGNILVIQYGVHSQ